From Epinephelus lanceolatus isolate andai-2023 chromosome 12, ASM4190304v1, whole genome shotgun sequence, the proteins below share one genomic window:
- the adcyap1b gene encoding adenylate cyclase activating polypeptide 1b isoform X1, producing the protein MASSSKATLILLVYGILMHYSVFCTPIGLSYPKIRLENDAFDEDGNALSDMGFDSDQIAIRSPPSLNDDAYTLYYPPEKRPERHAEEELDRALREILGQLTARHYLHSLMTIRAGEDNSMEEESEPLSKRHSDGIFTDSYSRYRKQMAVQKYLAAVLGRRYRQRVRNKGRRLAYL; encoded by the exons ATGGCCAGTTCGAGTAAAGCCACTTTAATCTTGCTCGTCTACGGAATCTTAATGCACTACAGCGTCTTCTGCACACCTATCGGACTAAGTTACCCTAAGATTAG ACTTGAAAACGACGCCTTCGATGAGGATGGGAATGCATTATCCGACATGGGTTTTGATAGCGATCAGATTGCTATACGAAGCCCACCATCCTTAAACGACGACGCGTACACTCTCTACTACCCACCAGAGAAGAG ACCAGAAAGGCATGCTGAGGAAGAATTAGATAGAGCCTTGAGGGAGATCCTGGGTCAGTTAACAGCGAGACATTATCTGCATTCTCTGATGACAATTCGTGCAGG tgaaGACAACAGCATGGAGGAAGAGTCAGAGCCCTTATCCAAAAGACATTCAGATGGGATCTTCACCGACAGCTACAGTCGCTATAGAAAGCAGATGGCCGTGCAGAAATACCTGGCAGCGGTTCTGGGAAGAAGGTACAGACAGAGAGTTAGGAACAAAGGACGCCGGCTTGCCTATTTGTAG
- the adcyap1b gene encoding adenylate cyclase activating polypeptide 1b isoform X2 has protein sequence MASSSKATLILLVYGILMHYSVFCTPIGLSYPKIRLENDAFDEDGNALSDMGFDSDQIAIRSPPSLNDDAYTLYYPPEKSEDNSMEEESEPLSKRHSDGIFTDSYSRYRKQMAVQKYLAAVLGRRYRQRVRNKGRRLAYL, from the exons ATGGCCAGTTCGAGTAAAGCCACTTTAATCTTGCTCGTCTACGGAATCTTAATGCACTACAGCGTCTTCTGCACACCTATCGGACTAAGTTACCCTAAGATTAG ACTTGAAAACGACGCCTTCGATGAGGATGGGAATGCATTATCCGACATGGGTTTTGATAGCGATCAGATTGCTATACGAAGCCCACCATCCTTAAACGACGACGCGTACACTCTCTACTACCCACCAGAGAAGAG tgaaGACAACAGCATGGAGGAAGAGTCAGAGCCCTTATCCAAAAGACATTCAGATGGGATCTTCACCGACAGCTACAGTCGCTATAGAAAGCAGATGGCCGTGCAGAAATACCTGGCAGCGGTTCTGGGAAGAAGGTACAGACAGAGAGTTAGGAACAAAGGACGCCGGCTTGCCTATTTGTAG